Proteins from one Fusobacterium periodonticum 1_1_41FAA genomic window:
- the cobJ gene encoding precorrin-3B C(17)-methyltransferase, with amino-acid sequence MSNGKIYVVGIGPGNMEDISIRAYNILKNINVIAGYTTYVDLVKDEFPDKEFLVSGMKREIERCREVLEVAKTGKNVALISSGDAGIYGMAGIMLEVAMGSGIEVEVVPGITSTIAGAALVGAPLMHDQAIISLSDLLTDWEVIKKRIDCASQGDFAISLYNPKSKGRTEQIVEAREIMLKHKLPTTPVALLRHIGRKEENYTLTTLEDFLNFDIDMFTIVLVGNSNTYVQDGKMITPRGYEKKSNWGK; translated from the coding sequence ATGAGTAATGGAAAAATTTATGTAGTAGGAATAGGACCTGGAAATATGGAAGATATAAGTATAAGAGCATATAACATCTTAAAAAATATAAACGTTATAGCTGGATATACAACTTATGTGGACTTAGTTAAAGATGAATTTCCAGATAAAGAATTTTTAGTTTCAGGAATGAAAAGAGAAATTGAAAGATGTAGAGAAGTTTTAGAAGTTGCTAAAACAGGTAAAAATGTAGCTTTAATCAGTAGTGGAGATGCTGGAATTTATGGTATGGCAGGTATAATGTTAGAAGTTGCTATGGGAAGTGGAATAGAAGTGGAAGTTGTTCCAGGAATTACTTCAACAATAGCAGGAGCAGCATTAGTTGGAGCTCCTCTTATGCATGACCAAGCTATAATAAGTTTAAGTGACTTATTGACTGATTGGGAAGTTATTAAGAAAAGAATTGATTGTGCAAGTCAAGGAGATTTTGCAATTTCACTTTATAATCCTAAGAGTAAAGGAAGAACTGAACAAATAGTTGAAGCAAGAGAAATTATGTTAAAACATAAATTACCTACTACTCCTGTTGCTTTACTAAGACATATAGGAAGAAAAGAAGAAAATTATACTTTAACAACATTGGAAGATTTTTTAAATTTTGATATAGATATGTTCACAATAGTATTAGTTGGAAACTCTAATACTTATGTACAAGATGGAAAAATGATTACACCTAGAGGATATGAAAAAAAATCTAATTGGGGAAAATAA
- the cbiG gene encoding cobalt-precorrin 5A hydrolase — MKLAFWTVTKGAGNIAREYKEKLQEHLKEDSIDVFTLKKYDVENTIQIEDFTANINEKFSQYDGHIFIMASGIVIRKIASLIGTKDKDPAVLLIDEGKHFVISLLSGHLGGANELTHSLANILKLVPVITTSSDVTGKIAVDTISQKLNAELEDLKSAKDVTSLIVNGQKVNILLPINVKVTNEISADGFILVSNKKNIEYTRIYPKNLILGIGCKKDTKAEDILRAIEDCLDKNNLDIKSVKKVATVDVKENEQGLIDAVKFLNLDLEIISRDEIKKVQDQFEGSDFVEKNIGVRAVSEPVALLSSSGNGKFLVMKEKYNGITISIYEEEIDKYE, encoded by the coding sequence CACTTAAAAGAAGATAGTATTGATGTTTTCACTCTAAAAAAATATGATGTGGAAAATACTATTCAAATAGAAGATTTTACAGCTAATATAAATGAAAAATTTTCTCAATATGATGGACATATTTTCATTATGGCAAGTGGAATTGTAATTAGAAAAATAGCAAGTTTGATAGGAACTAAAGATAAAGACCCAGCTGTACTCTTAATAGATGAAGGAAAACACTTTGTGATTTCTCTTTTATCAGGACATTTAGGAGGAGCAAATGAATTGACTCATTCACTTGCCAATATTTTAAAACTTGTTCCTGTTATTACAACAAGCTCTGATGTTACAGGGAAAATAGCAGTGGATACTATATCTCAAAAATTAAATGCGGAACTTGAAGATTTAAAATCGGCTAAAGATGTAACATCTCTTATAGTTAATGGGCAAAAAGTTAATATACTTTTACCTATAAATGTAAAAGTGACTAATGAAATATCAGCAGATGGCTTTATCCTAGTATCAAACAAGAAAAATATCGAATATACTAGAATTTACCCTAAAAATTTAATTTTAGGTATTGGTTGTAAGAAGGATACAAAGGCTGAAGATATTCTAAGAGCTATTGAAGATTGTTTAGACAAAAATAATTTAGACATAAAATCAGTTAAAAAAGTGGCAACTGTTGATGTGAAAGAAAATGAACAAGGCTTGATAGATGCAGTGAAGTTTTTAAATTTAGATTTAGAAATAATTTCAAGAGATGAAATCAAAAAAGTTCAAGATCAGTTTGAAGGTTCAGACTTTGTTGAAAAGAATATTGGAGTTAGAGCTGTATCAGAGCCTGTTGCACTTTTATCATCATCAGGAAATGGAAAATTTTTAGTAATGAAAGAAAAATACAATGGTATAACAATTTCAATTTATGAGGAGGAAATAGATAAATATGAGTAA
- a CDS encoding AAA domain-containing protein, translated as MDKRGNIIALYQYIAEVVKSIKTEKKDVNNEEWCYFLEELPKYPGVTLNYLDNKNSSSNPKILQIEKLPFLNPLAIDKELLDWLSGDWGDYKSPVKLLSEKIIKEDTSTKVVNISKKDKETLEKLLKDRKFWVEEQKKIEVVRKLFDTLYNKYLILDRDSDSLELLVANGLVKVPNEDICYPILLKKVNFSVDTEKNLISITDGSDNDLITQELYLNFLAEVENINLDKVFYLEDKILENNIHPISKNDTIKDFFREFIHNLNPRAQFTEDISTDNKENIITIEWKPILFIRKKDDGKVETINNIIKDIENGGEIPEFLSELVGIIENDKKTIEQVPDILFTKETNNEQMEIIKSLYSHRAVVVQGPPGTGKTHTIANLLGHFLAEGKNVLITSQTKKALDVLKEKIPTDIQDLCISMLDDDSSDLGTSVESISEKLGYLNLENLKNECIEIENQRNELKEDIRNIKRKIFNIKYQESHPIIYNNESITLKEAGEFLRKNQRKLDRIPGIVSSGVPCPINNENLAFLKSGYKKAVSKEEEKEIELGLNKLSDFWTLEEFKEMFESKKEIISRLELLLKDRKYHMDDNLFYIEDKTIIDLEKLKNYSDVDKIIPKDLKTIEVWKRDVCIAGTENAGDRKIWLSFIKDIRRLYDLTNMTKDQLFKKDVVYKDIDVTTAKKLITALKKGIEKPGFFFKHRLRKARREISDKVTINNRILETLYDCNVALEYTNLTELKENTKNTWDILMTGSTLKDKENNKNLYKQLYSYAEQMEYLLNWYDREKKAFLHKIENAGFEKIDFNKTEGNPIHVDEINQILDFIPSLEELITIGKVALEYREIYKKRNEYLEKIENIVKDRSPLGREIKNAILNENMDKYSETLEKLKVLSEKEVLYKKYKTLLNDVKTVANSWGDELENSLFNDKIENIYNVWRYKQISQKLKELAEKPYVNLQTDILEKSEELKKLTTELVTKKTWYNIINFIEEKDNLAISQALRGWKQTIQKIGKGTGKNTGIHKKHAKEKMLLCQKVVPAWIMPLNKVFDTLNPVENKFDIVIIDEASQSDISSLILLYMAKKVIIVGDDKQVSPSDVGVNIDKINMFRRKYIKGKVANDDLYGIRASLYSIVSTTFQPISLREHFRSVPEIIGYSDKTSYDNQILPLRDSNSSILKPAIVEYKVDGKRDEKNKINKIEAETIVSLIETCLAMKEYKNSSFGVISLLGDEQAELIQDLIVQRIPASEIEKHKILCGNSASFQGDERDVMFISLVDNSEKHKSLRLVGEGVEGATRKRYNVAISRAKDQLWIVHSIDKNTLKDGDLRKELFDYIDSLKENTLENTILENAVPSDFENEVAKHLLEKNYTIKQKWRVGSYDIDIVAIYEDKKIAIECDGKTLNHTEEEVIASLEEQEILERCGWQFIRVRASEYFRNPEKAIKDLIIQLDDKGVYPNHKEVHIDKNELLNNIKSEALELMEKYEEE; from the coding sequence ATGGATAAGAGGGGAAATATCATTGCACTTTATCAATATATAGCTGAAGTAGTCAAAAGTATAAAAACTGAAAAAAAAGATGTTAATAATGAGGAATGGTGTTATTTTTTAGAAGAACTTCCTAAATATCCAGGAGTTACACTAAACTATTTGGATAATAAAAATAGTTCATCAAATCCAAAAATTTTACAAATTGAAAAATTGCCTTTTTTAAATCCTTTAGCTATAGATAAGGAACTTTTAGATTGGCTAAGTGGTGATTGGGGAGACTATAAATCACCTGTAAAATTATTATCAGAAAAAATTATTAAAGAAGATACTTCTACTAAAGTCGTTAATATTTCAAAAAAAGATAAAGAAACATTAGAAAAACTTTTAAAAGATAGAAAATTTTGGGTAGAAGAACAAAAAAAGATAGAAGTTGTTAGAAAACTCTTTGATACACTGTATAATAAATATTTAATATTAGATAGAGATTCTGATTCTCTTGAGTTGCTTGTTGCAAATGGACTTGTAAAAGTCCCTAATGAAGATATATGTTATCCTATCTTATTAAAAAAAGTTAATTTTTCTGTTGATACAGAAAAAAATCTAATTTCTATTACTGATGGCTCTGATAACGATCTTATAACTCAAGAACTATACTTAAATTTTCTAGCAGAAGTAGAAAATATAAACCTAGACAAAGTTTTTTACTTAGAAGATAAAATTTTAGAAAATAATATTCATCCTATCTCTAAAAATGATACTATCAAAGACTTTTTTAGAGAATTTATACATAACTTAAATCCAAGAGCACAATTCACAGAAGATATAAGTACGGATAACAAAGAAAATATAATAACCATTGAATGGAAGCCTATACTTTTTATTAGAAAAAAAGATGATGGAAAAGTAGAAACTATCAATAATATAATTAAGGATATAGAAAATGGTGGAGAAATCCCTGAATTTTTAAGTGAATTAGTTGGAATTATTGAAAATGATAAAAAAACTATTGAACAGGTTCCTGATATACTTTTTACAAAAGAAACTAATAATGAACAAATGGAAATTATCAAAAGCCTTTATTCACATAGAGCTGTAGTAGTCCAAGGACCTCCAGGAACTGGAAAAACTCATACTATTGCTAACTTATTAGGACATTTCCTTGCTGAAGGGAAGAATGTTTTAATAACAAGCCAAACTAAAAAAGCATTGGATGTTTTAAAAGAAAAAATCCCTACAGATATTCAAGACTTATGTATTTCAATGTTAGATGATGACAGTAGTGATTTAGGAACTTCAGTAGAAAGTATTTCTGAAAAGCTTGGTTATCTAAACTTAGAAAATCTAAAAAATGAATGTATAGAAATTGAAAATCAACGAAATGAACTTAAAGAAGATATAAGAAATATTAAAAGAAAAATATTTAATATAAAGTATCAAGAAAGTCATCCTATTATCTATAACAATGAGAGTATTACTTTAAAAGAAGCAGGAGAATTTTTGAGAAAAAATCAAAGAAAACTGGATAGAATTCCTGGTATAGTAAGTAGTGGTGTCCCTTGTCCTATAAATAATGAAAATCTTGCCTTTTTAAAATCAGGATATAAGAAAGCAGTAAGCAAAGAAGAAGAAAAAGAAATAGAATTAGGTCTAAATAAACTTTCAGATTTTTGGACTTTAGAAGAGTTTAAAGAAATGTTTGAAAGTAAAAAGGAAATTATATCTAGGTTAGAACTTCTTTTAAAGGATAGAAAATATCATATGGATGATAATTTATTCTATATAGAGGATAAAACAATAATAGACTTAGAAAAATTGAAAAATTACTCTGATGTGGATAAAATAATTCCTAAAGATTTAAAAACAATCGAAGTTTGGAAAAGAGATGTTTGTATAGCTGGTACTGAGAATGCTGGTGATAGAAAAATATGGTTAAGTTTTATAAAAGATATCAGAAGATTATATGATCTTACTAACATGACTAAAGATCAACTATTTAAAAAAGATGTAGTATATAAAGATATTGATGTTACTACAGCTAAAAAATTAATCACTGCCCTAAAAAAAGGAATTGAGAAACCTGGTTTTTTCTTTAAACATAGATTAAGAAAGGCTAGAAGAGAAATTTCAGATAAAGTTACTATAAATAATAGAATTTTAGAAACTCTATATGATTGTAATGTGGCTTTAGAGTATACCAATTTAACTGAATTAAAAGAAAATACTAAGAACACTTGGGATATTTTAATGACTGGAAGTACTCTAAAAGATAAAGAGAATAATAAAAATCTTTATAAACAATTATATTCTTATGCTGAACAAATGGAATATCTATTAAATTGGTATGATAGAGAGAAAAAAGCATTCTTACATAAGATTGAAAATGCTGGTTTTGAGAAAATAGATTTCAATAAAACAGAAGGAAATCCTATACATGTAGATGAAATTAATCAAATACTTGATTTTATTCCTTCGCTTGAAGAATTAATAACTATAGGAAAAGTAGCTTTAGAATACAGAGAAATATATAAAAAGCGTAATGAATATTTAGAAAAAATTGAAAATATTGTTAAAGATCGCTCACCTTTAGGCAGAGAAATAAAAAATGCTATTTTAAATGAAAATATGGATAAGTATTCTGAAACTCTTGAAAAATTAAAAGTATTATCAGAGAAGGAAGTTCTATATAAAAAATATAAAACTTTATTAAATGATGTAAAAACTGTTGCTAATTCATGGGGAGATGAATTGGAAAATAGTTTATTCAATGATAAAATTGAAAATATATATAATGTATGGAGATACAAACAAATTTCTCAAAAACTAAAAGAATTGGCTGAGAAACCTTATGTCAATCTACAAACTGATATCTTAGAAAAATCTGAAGAGCTAAAAAAATTAACAACAGAACTGGTTACAAAAAAGACTTGGTACAATATTATTAACTTTATTGAAGAAAAAGATAATTTAGCGATAAGTCAAGCTCTTAGAGGTTGGAAACAAACTATTCAAAAGATAGGTAAAGGAACAGGAAAAAATACTGGTATACATAAAAAACATGCAAAAGAAAAAATGTTACTTTGTCAAAAAGTAGTTCCTGCTTGGATTATGCCTCTAAATAAAGTATTTGATACATTAAATCCTGTTGAGAATAAATTTGACATAGTTATAATTGATGAAGCAAGCCAATCAGATATAAGTTCATTAATTTTATTATATATGGCTAAAAAAGTTATAATTGTTGGAGATGATAAACAAGTTAGTCCATCAGATGTTGGAGTTAATATTGATAAAATTAATATGTTTAGAAGAAAATATATCAAAGGTAAAGTAGCTAATGATGACTTATACGGTATAAGAGCTTCTCTATATTCTATTGTATCAACTACATTCCAACCTATAAGTCTGAGAGAACACTTTAGATCTGTACCTGAAATTATTGGTTATAGTGATAAAACTTCTTATGATAACCAAATATTACCTTTAAGAGACTCTAATTCATCTATTTTGAAACCAGCTATTGTTGAATATAAAGTAGATGGAAAAAGAGATGAAAAAAATAAAATTAATAAAATAGAAGCTGAAACTATTGTTAGCCTAATAGAAACTTGCTTGGCTATGAAAGAATATAAAAATAGCAGTTTTGGTGTTATTTCGTTGTTAGGAGATGAACAAGCTGAATTGATCCAAGATTTAATAGTTCAAAGAATTCCAGCTTCTGAAATAGAAAAACATAAGATTCTATGTGGAAATTCCGCAAGTTTCCAAGGTGATGAAAGAGATGTCATGTTCATTAGTTTAGTTGATAATAGTGAAAAACATAAATCTCTTAGATTGGTAGGAGAAGGAGTAGAAGGAGCGACTAGAAAGAGATATAATGTTGCGATTAGTCGTGCAAAAGATCAATTATGGATAGTTCACTCAATAGATAAAAATACTCTAAAAGATGGAGATTTGAGAAAAGAGTTATTTGATTATATAGACTCTTTAAAAGAAAATACTCTTGAAAACACTATTCTTGAAAATGCAGTTCCTTCTGATTTTGAAAATGAAGTTGCAAAACACCTATTAGAAAAGAACTATACTATAAAACAAAAATGGAGAGTAGGTTCTTATGATATAGATATAGTAGCGATTTATGAAGATAAGAAAATTGCTATTGAATGTGATGGAAAAACTTTAAATCATACTGAAGAAGAAGTCATAGCTAGTTTAGAAGAACAGGAAATTTTAGAGCGTTGTGGTTGGCAGTTCATAAGAGTTAGAGCAAGTGAATACTTTAGAAACCCTGAAAAAGCAATAAAAGATCTTATTATTCAATTGGATGATAAAGGAGTATATCCTAATCATAAAGAAGTTCATATTGATAAAAATGAACTATTGAATAATATAAAATCTGAAGCACTAGAACTAATGGAGAAATATGAAGAAGAATAA
- the cobK gene encoding precorrin-6A reductase codes for MIWVIGGTKDSRDFLEKFVEYENDIIVSTATEYGAKLIENLPVKTSSEKMDKEAMLKFVENNKITKVIDTSHPYAFEVSKNAMEVAEEKNIQYFRFEREKVDILPKKYKNFEEIKDLIEYVENLEGNILVTLGSNNVPLFKDLKNLSNIYFRILSRWDMVKRCEDNNILPKNIIAMQGPFTENMNIAMMEQFNIKYLITKKAGDTGGEREKVSACDKLDVEIIYLDKKEMSYRNCYTDIDILIKNLII; via the coding sequence ATGATTTGGGTTATCGGTGGTACTAAGGATTCAAGAGATTTTTTAGAAAAATTTGTGGAATATGAAAATGATATTATAGTTTCAACTGCAACAGAATATGGAGCAAAATTAATTGAAAATTTACCTGTAAAAACTTCATCTGAAAAAATGGATAAGGAAGCTATGCTAAAATTTGTAGAAAATAATAAAATTACTAAAGTTATAGATACAAGTCACCCTTATGCTTTTGAAGTTTCTAAAAATGCTATGGAAGTTGCTGAAGAAAAGAATATTCAGTATTTTAGATTTGAAAGAGAAAAAGTTGATATACTACCTAAAAAGTATAAAAATTTTGAAGAGATTAAAGATTTAATCGAATATGTTGAAAATTTAGAAGGAAATATTTTAGTTACTTTAGGAAGTAATAATGTTCCACTATTTAAAGATTTAAAAAATTTATCTAATATATATTTTAGAATTCTATCAAGATGGGATATGGTTAAAAGATGTGAAGATAATAACATTCTTCCTAAAAATATTATTGCTATGCAAGGACCTTTCACTGAAAATATGAATATAGCAATGATGGAACAATTTAATATTAAGTATCTTATTACTAAAAAAGCAGGAGATACAGGGGGAGAAAGAGAAAAAGTAAGTGCTTGTGATAAACTAGATGTTGAAATTATCTATCTTGATAAAAAAGAGATGTCTTATAGAAATTGTTATACTGATATAGATATATTAATAAAAAATTTAATAATATAA